A segment of the Sphingopyxis sp. OAS728 genome:
ACCCCCGCCACCGCCCAAACCGACGACGCTTACGCTCCGGCGCGTGCGATTGTCGCCGACATCGGCAAGATCGTCACGCCGAACGGGGTGCAGGAAACGTTCGAGGTCACGCTCGGCGGCGCGCGACAGGTTGTGAACGTACGCGGCTCCGACCGCGGCAATCCGATCCTGATCTTCGTCCATGGCGGTCCGGGCGCGGTCGAAATGCCCTTTGCCTGGGCGTTCCAGCGGCCATGGGAAGATGTCTTCACCGTCGTCCAGTACGACCAGCGCGGCGCGGGTCGCAGCTATCCGCTCAACGATCCTGTGACGCTTGCGCCGACGATGACGGTCGAGCGCTACCGCGACGATGCCATCGAACTGATCGAATTGCTCGGGAAGCGCTACGCCAAGCGCAAGGTTGTGCTGATGGGGCACAGCTGGGGATCGATCGTCGGCCTGTCGGTCGCGGCGAAGCGGCCCGACCTCCTCTACGCCTATGTCGGTGTCGGTCAGGGCATCGATTTTCGCGAAGGCGAAAAGGCCGGCATGGCGTGGACGCGCGCCAAGGCGCTCGCGTCGGGCAACGCAGAGGCCGTCGCCGCGATCGACGCGCTCGCCCCTTATCCGTCGGGCGATTTCACCATCGCCAAGGCCGATGGTTGGCGCAAATATGCGATCCCCTATGGCTCGCTCATCTACAACAAGCCCGACCTCAAATATTATTTTCAGACGCCGCGCCTGTCACCGGAGTACACCGAGACCGACCGGCAGGCATGGGGCAAGGGCAGCGAATTTTCGGTGACGACGCTCTGGCCGCGCCTCGCCAACGTCAGCTTCACGAAGGTGAAGAAGATGGACGTGCCGCTCGTCTTCCTGCTCGGACGGCATGATTATACTGTCCCATCGCCTGTGGCGGCCCAGTGGTTCGGACAGGTTGAAGCACCCTCAAAGAAGCTCGTCTGGCTCGAACATTCGGCGCATATGCCGATGGTCGAGGAGCCGGGGCATTTCTTTGCCGCGCTGCTCACCGACGTGCTGCCGCTCACGAAAGACACAAAATGACCGCCTATCTCGCGCCGATCGGCCTGCTGTTCGTCTCGAACATCTTCATGACCTTTGCTTGGTACGGGCAGCTCGGCGCCGTGTCGCGTCCGGTCTGGCTCGCGGTGCTGATCGCCTGGGGAATCGCCTTTTTCGAATATTGCCTCGTCATCCCCGCGAACCGCATCGGCTATGGCGTTTATAGCGCCGCCGAACTGAAGACCTTGCAAGAAGTCATAACCCTGATCATATTCGCCGGGTTCGCGGTCTTCTGGCTCGGTGAGAAGCTGACCCTGAACCATCTCGTCGGCTTCGGTCTGATTGCGGCGGGGGCGTTCTTCATTTTCAAGGGACCGATTGCGGTCTGACAGGATTTTACAGCGACATGGAAACCCGTGCCGGCGATCCCGGAGCCTTTGCCCGCTTCGACCTTAGCCGCGTCCCCTCACCCGCCTTCGTTGTCGATACTGCGAAGGTGCGCGCCAATCTGGCGGTGCTCCGCCATATCGGCGATGCATCAGGCGCCCGCGTGCTCGCGGCGCTCAAGGCCTTTTCGATGTGGTCACTTGGTCCCACCGTGACCAGCTATCTCGACGGCGTCTGCGCCTCGGGTCTCTATGAAGCCCGGCTCGGCCGCGGCGAATATGGCGGCGAAGTTGCGACCTATTGCGCCGGCTATAAGGAAGCCGACCTGCCCGAGATCGCGGCGCTGTCCGATCATCTGATCTTCAACTCGCCCGGCCAGATCACGCGCTTCCGTCCGCTGCTCGACGAATTGCGCGCGAAGGGCGAGACGTTCGACATTGGCCTGCGTATCAACCCGATGCACAGCGAGGGCGAGGTTCCGAAATACGACCCCGCGGCGCCGTGTAGCCGCCTCGGTTTCCCGATCAGCCAGTTGCTGCCCGAACATATGGAGGGCGTCGACGGCGTCCATATGCACAGCCTGTGCGAACAGGATTTTCCGCCGCTCCAGCGGACATGGGAAGCGGTTCAGCCGATGCTGCGGCCCTTCTTCAACCAGCTCAAATGGATCAATTTCGGCGGCGGGCATCATGTCACACGCGCCGATTATCAGGTCGACGATCTGATCGCCTTCCTGAAGCAGGTGCGGGCATCGACCGATTGCGATGTGATGATCGAGCCCGGCGAAGCGATCGCGCTCGACGCCGGAATCCTCGTCGGCGAGGTGCTCGACCTGTTCGACAATGGCATGCCGATCGGCATCACCGACATTTCGGCGACATGCCACATGCCCGACGTGATCGAGGCGCCGTACCGGCCCGCGATGCTCGGCGAAGGCAGCGAGGGCATGCCGACACGCCTCGGCGGTCCGTCATGCCTCGCGGGCGACGTGATCGGCGATTACCGCCTGCCCGGCGGCGCACGCATCGGCCAGCGCTTCGCTTTCCTCGACCAAGCGCATTATTCGATGGTGAAGACGAACACCTTCAACGGCGTTCCGCTGCCGTCGATCTGGCTGTGGGACAGCGAGAGCGACGAATTGAAGCTGATCCGCGAATTCGGTTATGAGGATTTCAAGACACGTCTGGGGTGATCGCGCGTCAGAAGTGCGAGCCGTTGAAGATCAATGCAACGGCTCGTCCGCGCGCGTCGGTCGCGGCGAGTGCATTCCAGACGTCTTCGCACTCGAACCCGCACGCGATCGTCCGGTTCTCGTAACGCGCTATGATCTTGTAACGGCCTGCGGTGGCCTCGCGGCAAGCATTGGCCGTTCGAGCCTTGGCGAAGGCCGCATTGCGCGTGGCCTCATTGCCCTTGGTCGGGATCGCGCGGACGGCTGCCCGCGCCCCATCGGCCGTTGAGCAGAGATAGAGCTTGCCCATCGTTGCCGGATCATGATTCAGCACGCCATCGGGCACAAATTCGGCAAGCCAGCGTTCGAAATCGGTACGCGGATGCTTGGCGTTCCCTGTCTCGTCGACGATCCCGACAACCTCGGCGCCACTTGCGTTTGCCCCGCGATAGACAAGGTAAGTCTCGCTTCCCGGTGCAAGCGCCAGCGTCCGCCGCGCGACCACCTCCTTGATCGTGATCGTCGATTTCGCGTCGGGGCTGTTTTGCGTGCACCCGGTCGCGGCCAGCCCCTTGAAGAACAGGCCGGTGTCGATCGTGTGATTTCGCGGCGCCGGCTGCACGCCATAATAGGTTCCGAGCATCGTGCGCGCGGCCGCTTCGGTTGGACAGATGACGGTCGAAAAATCGCTCGGGATGTCGGTTTTCGCAGGCAGCGGCTCGCCGCCTCCCTGTACCGCCATCATCATCACGAGTGCTGCCAAGCTCATCCGACGCTCCCTTTTCGGTTCGAAGACAGGAGCTTATCGCTCGAAAGCGGACAAGGTCAACCGGCGGAAGGGCCCGTCTCCGCCAGCGCTTGGTGGATATGGCTCACCACCACCGATCCCTCGCCGACCGACGAGGCAACGCGCTTCACCGATCCCTTGCGCACGTCGCCGACGGCATAGATGCGCGGCCAGCTCGTTTCGAGGCGGCTTGGCATGCGGTCGAGCGACCAGCCAGCTTTCACAAGTTCGAGCGGTGCGATGTCGGCGCCGGTCTTAACAAAACCACGCTCGTCGCAGACCATTTCCTTGGGCAGCCAGCGCGTATTCGGGCTCGCGCCAAGGAAGAGGAACAGGAATTTGCAGTCGCAATGATCCTCTGCGCCGGTCTCGCGGCAACGATAGGTCACGCCGGCCAGATGGTCCTCGCCGTGCAGCGCGATGACGTCGGTCGAAGGAATAATCTCGATATTCGGATGCTCTTCGAGCCGCTTGACCAGATATTCGGACATGGTGTCGCGCAGGCTCGACCGGCGGAAGATGACATAGACCTTCTTCGCGACGCTCGCGAGATAGATTGCGCCCTGCCCCGCCGAATTGCCCGCGCCGACGACGCTGACCTCGGCATCGCTGCAGAGCTGCGCTTCCATCGGCGTTGCGCCATAATAGATGCCGCGGCCTTCGTAGGTTTCGAGGCCATCGATCGGGAGGCTCTGATATTTGGCGCCGCTCGCGATCACCACAGCGCGGCTGCGCAATTTGCGGCCATCGGCGAGGTGCAGGCAATAGGCGTCGTCGCCATCGCGGTTGATCGATGCCGCGCTGACCGGCGATACCAGTCGCGCCCCGAATTTCTGTGCCTGCACCGTCGCGCGGCGCGCCAGTTCGTTGCCCGAAATCCCGGTGGGGAAGCCCAGATAATTTTCGATCTTCGACGAAGTCCCTGCCTGGCCACCGGGTGCCAGCGAGTCGAGGGCTATGACCGACAAGCCCTCCGACGCGGCATAGACCGCCGCCGCCAGCCCGCCGGGACCGCTGCCGACGACGATGACGTCGGCGGTGGCGCCGTCAGGAAGCAGGTCGAGCCCGAGCCCCACCGCAAGCTGCTCCGGCGTGGGCTGGATCAGCACATCGGCTGCGCCCAGGATGGCAACCGGCAGTTGATCCTCGGTCAGCCCGCGCTCGGCCAGCAGATGTCCCGCGACGGGGCCGTCGGCAGGGTCGAACCAGCGATGCGCGACGCCATGCTTCATGAGGAGGTCGCGCAAGGCATAGACGCTGCGGTCCATCGCCGCGCCGATCACGATCGTCACCGCAAAGCCGCGATGCTTGCTGAACTCGCGCCGCGCCGACAGCACGCGGATGAAGATGTCCGAATAATAGCTGTTGCCCGCGATCAGGCGCTGGAAGTCCGCGTGCGCGATGCGCAGGATATCGCCGTCGGCGCCCATCTCGACGCGTGACAGATGACGCTGCCCCGTCAGCACCGACAGGTCGCCAGCGAACTGCCCATGCTCCATCCAGCCGACGCGCTTGCGCCCCTCATCGGTCGAGGCAAAAATGTCGGTGTGGCCCGACAGGGTCACGATGCAATCGGGCGCCATCGCGCCTTCCTCGACCAGCAGATCGCCGGCCTTGTGCGACTCGATGGTGCCGAAGGCTGCCAGTTCCTGAAGCTCTGCGTCGGAAAAATTGTGATTTACGTCGGCGCGAGACACCATGGCGGGGAGGTCCTTTTCGGGTTTGGCGATGTTTCATTCCTAGCGCGGCGGCACGGCTTTGTCTCGCATTTGCGCGGTTTGGCGCACATGGGGCCCGGTTCGCCCCCAGTGTTACCTTCGCGTTACAAAATTGCGCCAAAGGGTCTTTACAGGGGGGACCCCCCTGCATATATCGCCCTCCGCTGCCCCAGGGGGACTTCCAATAACCGCAAGGCAGCCTTTGTGTTTAACGTTATTTTTGGGGGTCCCTTGAGTTGCACCAGCATCATAGCGCCCACGGGCTGATTCAGGCACTTTCGCCGATCGAACCTGTTACGCTTGTCCGCCCGCACGCCGCGCGGCGCGCAGCGCGTTTCTTCATCGAGCGATTTCCCGGCACGACCATGTATGCGGTCAAGGCGAATCCGTCGCCCGACCTGCTGCGCGTGCTGTGGGATTCGGGTGTTACGCATTATGACGTCGCCTCGATCGCCGAGGTGCGTCTGGTTGCGCGCACGCTTCCCGAAGCGACGCTCTGTTTCATGCATCCGGTCAAGGCCGAGGAAGCGATTTCCGAAGCCTATTGGAAGCATGGTGTGCGCACCTTCTCGCTCGACACGCTCGACGAACTCGAAAAGATCGTCCGCGCGACCGAAGGCGCACAGGATCTGAACCTGCTCGTACGCCTGCGCGTTTCGTCCGATCATTCGAAGCTCAGCCTTGCCGCCAAGTTCGGCGCCGAAGCCGACGAAGTCGTCGAACTGCTGATGGCGACGCGCCAGGCCGCCGACGCGCTCGGCATCTGCTTCCACGTGGGCAGCCAGGCGATGACCCCGCATGCTTATGCACAGGCGATGGAACGCGTCCGCGCCGCGATCGTCGCGGCGTCGGTCACGGTCGACATCATCGACGTAGGCGGCGGTTTTCCCTCGTCCTATCCCGGCATGGAACCCCCGCCGCTCGACGCCTATTTCGAGACGATCCATCGCAGCTTCGAAAGCCTGCCGATCAGCTATTCGGCCGAACTGTGGTGCGAGCCGGGCCGCGCACTGTCGGCGGAATATAGCTCGCTGATCGTGCGCGTCGAAAAGCGCCGCGGCGATGAGCTGTATATCAACGACGGTGCCTATGGCGCGTTGTTCGACGCCGCGCATGTCGGCTGGCGCTTCCCCGTCACGCTGCAGCGCGACGCCGAGAGCGACGCCGAGATGGTGCCGTTCAGCTTTTACGGCCCGACCTGCGACGACCTCGACCATATGGCAGGCCCCTTCTACCTGCCCGCGGACATCAAGGCCGGCGACTTCATCGAGATCGGGATGCTCGGCGCTTATGGCTGTGCGATGCGGACCAAGTTCAACGGCTTCGGCGCCGACGAGACCCATGTCGTCAGCGACGAGCCGATGGTCAGCCTCTACACCGGCGAAGTCGAACAGGAACGCCGCAGCGCAACGGTGACCAAGCTGTTCTGACGAACCGCATTTGCGAAAAATGAGAGGGCCGGCGCAGCGATGCGACCGGCCCTTTCTCTTTTGGGCGGGGCCGCTAGATTGCGCGGCCCATGCAGCCCTTCCATCATCTCCTTGCTAACAATCTGGTCGCCAACATCACCAATTTCACGGTGTGGTTCGCGCTGACCTTCTGGACCTTCCTCGAAACGCAGTCGGTCTTCGCGACGGGGATGATCGCGGGCATCTATCTGGTGCTGACGGCGATGCTCGGCATCTGGTTCGGCAGCCTCGTCGACCATCACCGCAAGCGGAACATGATGATGCTGTCGAGCATCGCTTCGCTGATCCTCTATGCGGCGGCGCTCGGCGGCTATCTGCTCGATCCGGATATCCGCAACGCCGACGTAGGCAGCGTGACGCTCTGGCTCTTCATTCTCGTGTCGATGCTGGCGGTGATTGCCGGCAACATTCGCATGATCGCGCTGCCGACGCTGGTGACCCTGCTGGTGCCCGAGGACCGGCGCGACAAGGCGAACGGCCTCGTCGGAATGGTCAGCGGGATCGGCTTCCTCACCACCTCGGCGATCAGCGGTTTCCTCGTCGCATGGGGCGGAATGGTCGCGACGCTGGGGTTCGCTATTGCCCTGTCGCTGATTGCCGCGATCGACCTGCTCTTCGTGCATATCGATGAACCGCGCGGGACCGAGGAGCATGCGGAGCCGCGCCGTATCGACCTTGCCGGGACCTTCCGCATCGTTCTCGGCATTCCGGGCCTGTTCGCGCTGATCCTCTTTTCCGCCTTCAACAATTTGCTCGGCGGTGTCTTTATGGCGCTGATGGACGCTTACGGCCTGTCGTTGATGAAGGTCGAGGCATGGGGGCTGTTGTGGGCGGTGACATCGAGCGCCTTCATCCTCAGCGGCGCACTTATCGCGCGCACGGGGCTCGGCGCGAACCCGGTGCGGACCCTGCTTATCGTCAACCTCGTCACCTGGGCGGTCGCGGCGGTATTCACCGTCCAGTCGTCGATCATCCTGCTGACGATCGGCTGCTTCATCTGGATGTTCTTCGGCCCCTATGCGGAAGCCGCCGAGCAGACGACCTTGCAAAAAGTCGTGCCGTTCGAGCGGCAGGGCCGCGTTTTCGGCTTTGCCCAGTCGGTCGAGCTCGCTGCCTCACCGCTCACCGCCTTCCTGATCGCGCCGTTGACGCAGTTCATCTTCGTCCCGTTCATGACCGACGGCGCGGGGGCGCAGGCGATCGGCGACTGGTACGGACGCGGACCCGAGCGCGGGATCGCCGTCGTCTTCACAATCGCGGGCCTGCTTGGCGTGGCCCTCACGATCATCGCCCTGCGCTCGCGATCCTATCGGAAGATTTCGGCCGCCTATGCCGCCGGGAATGACGGCGCCGAGGCGGCGTCGGCTGCCGCGTAACGAAAATCGCCGAAGCCTCTTCCGTTTTACTTTGCAATCATTCTATCCTGCCCCGCAAAGCAGAGAGAGGATGTGCGCCTATGTTGTCAGGGATCCGGATCGTCGACCTCACCACGGTCATCTTCGGCCCCTATGCGACGCAGATGCTCGCCGATCTCGGCGCCGAAGTCATCAAGGTCGAAACGCCGGGGACGGGCGACATCTCGCGCTATCTGGGCAGCGGCGTCCCCGATCCGACGATGGGATCGATCCACCTGACCGTGAACCGGGGAAAGCGCTCGATCGCGCTCGACCTCAAGAAACCCGACGACGCGGCCGTGCTCCGCGACCTGATCGCGACTGCCGACGTCTTCTTCCACAACGTCCGCGGCAAGGCGATCGCGCGCCTTGGCTTCGATTATGCGGGCTGCAAGGCGCTCAAGCCCGACATCATCTATGTCCACGGCACGGGTTTCGGACAGGACGGCCCCTATGCCGATCTCCAGGCCTATGACGACGTCATTCAGGCCGCGACGGGCACCACGAGCCTGCTTCCGCGCGTCGATGGCGATCCGCGCCCGCGCTATTTCCCTTCGCTGATCGCCGACAAGATCGCTGGGCAATTCGGTGCGCAGGCCATCCTCGCCGCGCTCGTCCACAAGTTCCGGACCGGCGAAGGGCAGCAGGTCGAGGTGCCGATGTTCGAATGCTTCGCTTCGTTCATGCTCGTCGAGCATCTGCGCGACGCGACGCTCGACCCGCCGATCGGGCCTGCGGGCTATCCGCGCCAGCTCGACCCGACGCGCCAGCCCTTCCCGACCAGCGACGGCTATCTCGCGATTGTCCCCTACACGCCCGAATCGACCGCACGATTGATGATCCTGCTCGGCAGCGCCGGGCTCACCGAAACGCCCGAGTTCGAAGCTGCCAAGGCCAAGGGCCAGCACATGCCGATCGTTTATTCGGAAATCGCACGGAAGACCCCGGCGAAAACCACCGCGGAGTGGCTCGAATTGTTCGCCGCGAACGACATTCCCGCGATGGCGGTCCGCGATCTGCAGGATATCAAGGATGACCCGCATTTCGTCGCGACCGAATTTTTCCGCCGCCGCGAGCATCCCGATATCGGCGGGTTCCACGAAATGCAGCCCCCGGTAAAATATGGCGCGATGCCGGGTCGTGATCTTGGCTTCGCCCCGCGCGTCGACGGCGACGGCGTGGCGATCCGGGCCGAGCTGGCGCGTTGAACTTCGCCGGTTGCATTGTCAGCGCTGCCGCGTAGCATCGCGGTCAACGAACGAGGGGGAGTGTATGCCTGAAAATCTGCTCGCGCCCGGCGCGGTGCTCGCGCTGTGGACGCTGATCATGCTGACCTGGGCGGGTGTGACGCGCTTCCAGGCTTTTTCAAAGGTCGGCATCGATCTGAAGGCCGCGCCGCCTGGCGGACGCGGCGTCGACCTGGAAGGCGTGCTGCCGCCGCTCACCAACTGGAAATCGCATAATTACACGCATCTGTGCGAGCAACCGACGCTCTTCTACGCGGTCATCATCTTCCTGCATCTGTCGGGTGGCAGCACCGACCTCACGCGCGGGCTTGCCTGGGCTTATGTCGTGCTGCGCATCGTCCACAGCTTCTGGCAGTCGACGGTGAACCGCGTGCCGGTGCGTTTCGTCATTTTTTCGGTCGCGACGCTGTGCCTTTTCGCGCTGTCGTTGCTAGCCGTGATCGCCACATTGGGTTGAGGGGGAGAGAGATATGGATACGAACGCAATATTGGGACCCGTCGCGACGCTCGCGCTCTGGTCGATGGTGATGTGGCTGTGGATGTACGCGACGCGCATCCCGGCGATGAGCCGCGCCAAGATCGACGCCGCGAAGATGGTCGGCGGCACGGGCAAGAGCCTCGACGAGGTGCTGCCGCCCGAGGTGCAGTGGAAGGCGCACAACTATAATCACCTGATGGAGCAGCCGACGGTCTTTTATGCGGTCGCGCTCGCGCTAGCCGTCGGCGGCATGGGCGGCGGGCTCAATGCGCAGCTTGCCTGGGCCTATGTCGGCCTGCGCATCCTGCACAGCCTGATCCAGGCGACGGTCAATCGCGTGATGTGGCGCTTCGGCATCTTCGCGCTCGCCAGCCTCGCGCTGATTGCGTTGTGCGTGCACGCCTTCATCGGCTTCGTGCTGCACTGATCTTTTAGCGCGAGAAACGTGCGGCCAGTTCCACATGGGTTGACCAGCGGAACTGGCCCACGGGCTGCACCCAGTCGAGCGTATAGCCACCCTCGACGAGCATCTTGGCGTCGCGCGCAAAGCTCGCGGGATTGCAGCTGACATAAGCGATGACCGGTGTCGTCGATGCCGCCAATTCCTTGACCTGCTCCTCCGCGCCAGCGCGCGGCGGATCGAGGATGACCGCACCGAAACGATTGAGCTCGGTAGGCACCAGCGGGCGACGGAACAGGTCGCGGTGCTCGGTCGCCACCAATGCCCGTGCCCGGTTTGCGGCGCCCATCAGCGCGGCGATCGCATCGCGCGCGCCTTCAGCGGCATAAACTTTACGCCCCGCCTGCACCGACAGCGCGAAGGTGCCGACGCCCGCGAACAGATCGGCGACCGCCGGAGCGTCACCGATCGCGCCGCGCACCGCATCGACCAGCGCGGCCTGCCCCGTCGCCGTCGGTTGCAGGAAAGCAAAGGGCGGCACTTCGACCAATATGTCGCCAAAACGCATTGTCGGCGGCTCGGGCTGCCAGAGGATTTCGAGGCCGTCGCCTTGATCGATCGCAAAGCGCGCGAGTTTGTGCGCGCCGGCAAAATCCTGCAGCGCCATCGCGGCGTCGAGCCCCTCGGCCTTCACGCCTTCCAATATCAGCTCGACGCCCTGGTCGAGCATCTGCATCTTGACCTTCACCGGTCGCCGCTGCTGCGCGATCATCGTCAGCAATTCGCGTACCGGAGCGACCAGCGCGAGGAGTTCGGGCATCAACAGCGGGCACATCCGCATGTCGACGATCTGGTTGCTCTGCGCCGCATTGAAGCCGATCGCGACCTGCTTGCCCGTGCGGAGCGCGGTCAGCACGGCGCGGCGGCGGCTTTCGGCGGGCGACAACACCGCGGGCAGAACGTCGCCGAACGCAACCTCCTGTCCCTGCAAGCCGCCGACAACGCGGTCGCGCACGAAATCGGCAAGGGCGGGTTCGGCAACATGCTGCAACTGGCAGCCACCGCATTTGCCGAAATGACGGCACGGCGGCTGGGTGCGGTTCGGGCCCGGGATGATGATCCCGTCGTCGCGGACGCGGTCGCCCGGCACGCCGCCCGCCACATGGCGACCGTCGGCCGTCACGCCATCGCCGCGCGCGGCAATGCGCTCGATCAGCGCAGCTTCACTCATTTTCAGTCCCTAACAAGATCGTCGGCCACAAGGCCGGGGCCGATAGCCGCTGCGCGCGCAATATGCCAGCCCACAGCGGCGATGGCCGCATCGAACGGATCGCCCCCGCGCGCAAGCATCGCACCGCATGCACCCGCAAGCACATCGCCGCTTCCCGCAGTCGCCAGCCATGGGCTTCCGGGCCAAGCGGCGGCAACGCGGCCGTCGGGCGCGGCAATGATCGTGTCGGCGCCCTTATAGATGACGACCGCGCGCGTCCGCGCGGCGGCAGCTTTCGCACGGTCGATCTTGCTGCCGTATAGCTGCGGGAACGCACGTGCGAACTCCCCTTCGTGCGGGGTAAGGATCGCCTTCCGCGGCGTTTCCGAGAGGCGCGGCAGCGCGGCGGCGATGGCGGCTGCATCGAGGACGAGCGGCTTGCCCGAATCGAGCGCGGCTTCGACGTCGAACAGCAGCTCGTCGCCTGCCGGAAATCCCGGTCCGATCACGACAGCGCCGACGCGCGGATCGTCCAGTCGCTCGCCGAATTTCTCGTCGCTTTCGGTGATGATCGCCGAAAAGGGCGCGCGCTCGGCACCGTCGAGGACGACATAACCCGCCCCCGCACGGAGCGCCGCCGCGGCAGTCAGTCCGGCGGCACCGCGCATCGGCCCGGCAAAAACCAGCACCATCCCGCGGGTGAACTTATGTGCCGCCGCATCAGGTGTGGGGTTCTGCGGCGCGGGCAAGCTGCGCATCGCCTTGCTCGCCGATATACCAATGGGCGCAAGCAGGACGCGCCCGCAGCCGGGCGCCGTCGGCAACAGGACGTGCGCGGGCTTGAGCGCCCCCAACGCCAGCGTTACATCGGCGGCGAGCGGCGGCGTCCAATCTTCGGCGCCATCACTCTCCACCCCGCTGGGCAGGTCCACCGCCAAGATCCGTCGGTCGGCGAAATGCCGGAGGATCGTAGCGAGCCCGTCCGGGACCGGCCGCGACAATCCGACGCCGAATAGGGCGTCGACGATCAAGGGTGCCGGTGCAAGGCGGCCGTTGAGCAGCTCGACCGGCCCGCTCCACTTGGCGCGCGCGGCTTTCGCCAGATCGGTTGTCGGCTCGGCGAGCGCGGCGACGCGCACCGATGCGCCGCGCTCGGCGAGTAAGCGCGCTGCGACATAACCATCGCCGCCATTATTGCCTGGGCCGCAGAGGATCAGGATGGGCGCGCCCGCGGCCATGCGCCAGGCGGTATCGGCGACTGCTGCGCCCGCCAGCTCCATCAGTTCGGACAGCGACGTTCCCTGGATCGCACACGCGGCCTCGGCTTCGCGCATCGCCTTGGTGGTCAGGATCGGGGCGTCGGCGGGGACGGACATAGCCGTTTCCCTAGCATGATTTCGTTTACTTCGCGCCGCCCGTATTGGCGGGCAGGC
Coding sequences within it:
- a CDS encoding MAPEG family protein, giving the protein MDTNAILGPVATLALWSMVMWLWMYATRIPAMSRAKIDAAKMVGGTGKSLDEVLPPEVQWKAHNYNHLMEQPTVFYAVALALAVGGMGGGLNAQLAWAYVGLRILHSLIQATVNRVMWRFGIFALASLALIALCVHAFIGFVLH
- a CDS encoding NAD(P)H-hydrate dehydratase, with protein sequence MSVPADAPILTTKAMREAEAACAIQGTSLSELMELAGAAVADTAWRMAAGAPILILCGPGNNGGDGYVAARLLAERGASVRVAALAEPTTDLAKAARAKWSGPVELLNGRLAPAPLIVDALFGVGLSRPVPDGLATILRHFADRRILAVDLPSGVESDGAEDWTPPLAADVTLALGALKPAHVLLPTAPGCGRVLLAPIGISASKAMRSLPAPQNPTPDAAAHKFTRGMVLVFAGPMRGAAGLTAAAALRAGAGYVVLDGAERAPFSAIITESDEKFGERLDDPRVGAVVIGPGFPAGDELLFDVEAALDSGKPLVLDAAAIAAALPRLSETPRKAILTPHEGEFARAFPQLYGSKIDRAKAAAARTRAVVIYKGADTIIAAPDGRVAAAWPGSPWLATAGSGDVLAGACGAMLARGGDPFDAAIAAVGWHIARAAAIGPGLVADDLVRD
- a CDS encoding class I SAM-dependent RNA methyltransferase, whose product is MSEAALIERIAARGDGVTADGRHVAGGVPGDRVRDDGIIIPGPNRTQPPCRHFGKCGGCQLQHVAEPALADFVRDRVVGGLQGQEVAFGDVLPAVLSPAESRRRAVLTALRTGKQVAIGFNAAQSNQIVDMRMCPLLMPELLALVAPVRELLTMIAQQRRPVKVKMQMLDQGVELILEGVKAEGLDAAMALQDFAGAHKLARFAIDQGDGLEILWQPEPPTMRFGDILVEVPPFAFLQPTATGQAALVDAVRGAIGDAPAVADLFAGVGTFALSVQAGRKVYAAEGARDAIAALMGAANRARALVATEHRDLFRRPLVPTELNRFGAVILDPPRAGAEEQVKELAASTTPVIAYVSCNPASFARDAKMLVEGGYTLDWVQPVGQFRWSTHVELAARFSR